A portion of the Streptomyces sp. YPW6 genome contains these proteins:
- a CDS encoding response regulator transcription factor, translating to MTRIRVLVVDDHRIFAESLAAALAAEPDVDVSAAGSGPAALRALERAAAEGRGYDVLLVDAELGALANAEPSALPAPRQEEAAAVDGIALVAGVRTARPAVRSVVLAEKDDPRAAARALQAGASGWVAKDCSLQRLLSVIRGVLRDETHLPPALLTGVLRELTAARKHRSESERLVESLTPREREVLRCMVAGLGRKAVAERLFLSPHTVRTHMQNVLGKLGVHSTLAAVALARRAGVGPVDAEAGPSGRDVVERGGQLAQ from the coding sequence GTGACGCGTATCCGGGTTCTCGTGGTGGACGACCACCGCATCTTCGCCGAGTCGCTCGCGGCCGCCCTCGCGGCCGAACCGGACGTCGACGTCTCCGCGGCGGGCAGCGGCCCGGCCGCGCTGCGCGCCCTGGAGCGCGCGGCCGCCGAGGGGCGTGGTTACGACGTGCTCCTGGTCGACGCCGAGCTGGGCGCCCTGGCGAACGCTGAGCCGTCGGCCCTCCCCGCGCCCCGGCAGGAGGAGGCGGCCGCCGTCGACGGCATCGCGCTGGTCGCCGGGGTCCGCACGGCCCGGCCCGCCGTGCGGTCGGTGGTGCTCGCCGAGAAGGACGACCCGCGTGCCGCCGCCCGGGCGCTCCAGGCGGGGGCCTCGGGCTGGGTGGCCAAGGACTGCTCGCTGCAACGGCTGCTGTCGGTGATCCGGGGCGTGCTGCGCGACGAGACGCACCTGCCGCCCGCCCTGCTCACCGGCGTGCTGCGGGAGCTGACCGCCGCCCGCAAGCACCGCAGCGAGAGCGAGCGGCTGGTGGAGTCGCTGACGCCCCGGGAGCGCGAGGTGCTGCGCTGCATGGTGGCGGGCCTGGGGCGGAAAGCGGTCGCGGAGCGGCTGTTCCTGTCCCCGCACACGGTGCGTACCCATATGCAGAACGTGCTGGGCAAGCTGGGGGTGCACTCGACGCTGGCCGCCGTGGCCCTGGCCCGCCGGGCGGGGGTCGGGCCGGTCGACGCGGAGGCGGGCCCGTCAGGTCGGGATGTTGTCGAACGGGGCGGTCAACTGGCGCAGTAG
- the galK gene encoding galactokinase, whose translation MTQHAEATVTAAEGHRADPAVTFAELYGSEPDGIWAAPGRVNLIGEYTDFNEGFVLPLALPHTAVAAVARRDDGLLRLHSTDVPGGVVVLRVDALAPHSGHGWAAYPAGVVWALREAGHPVTGADIALTSTVPTGAGLSSSAALEVVTALALNDLFELGLSAAELAVTGRRAENDFVGVPCGIMDQMASACCTEGHALHLDTRDLSLRQVPFDPAAQGLTLLVVDTRVTHALGDGAYAERRAGCEEGARLLGIPMLRDLPYAGLDAALATLADAGADASVIRYVRHVVGDNHRVEQIIALLDAGDVRAAGPVLTEGHLSLRDDLRVSCPELDLVVETANAAGALGARMTGGGFGGSAVVLVETAAAGAVARAVSEAFAAAGHAAPGVFDAVPSAGAGRLR comes from the coding sequence ATGACCCAGCACGCCGAAGCGACCGTGACCGCCGCCGAGGGGCACCGCGCCGACCCCGCCGTCACCTTCGCCGAGCTGTACGGGAGCGAGCCCGACGGCATCTGGGCCGCACCCGGACGAGTGAACCTGATCGGCGAGTACACCGACTTCAACGAGGGCTTCGTCCTGCCGCTGGCCCTCCCGCACACCGCCGTCGCCGCCGTCGCCCGCCGCGACGACGGCCTTCTGCGCCTCCACTCCACCGACGTGCCCGGCGGCGTCGTCGTGCTGCGCGTCGACGCCCTCGCCCCGCACTCCGGCCACGGCTGGGCCGCCTACCCCGCCGGCGTCGTCTGGGCGCTGCGCGAGGCCGGGCACCCGGTCACCGGGGCCGACATCGCCCTGACCTCCACCGTGCCCACCGGCGCCGGGCTCTCCTCGTCCGCCGCCCTGGAAGTCGTCACCGCACTCGCCCTGAACGACCTCTTCGAACTGGGCCTGAGCGCCGCCGAACTCGCCGTCACCGGCCGCCGCGCCGAGAACGACTTCGTCGGCGTGCCCTGCGGGATCATGGACCAGATGGCCTCGGCCTGCTGCACCGAGGGCCACGCCCTCCACCTGGACACCCGCGACCTCTCCCTGCGCCAGGTCCCCTTCGACCCGGCCGCCCAGGGGCTGACGCTCCTGGTCGTCGACACCCGGGTCACGCACGCGCTCGGCGACGGGGCGTACGCGGAGCGCCGGGCCGGCTGCGAGGAGGGCGCCCGGCTGCTCGGCATACCGATGCTGCGCGACCTGCCGTACGCCGGTCTCGACGCGGCGCTCGCCACCCTCGCCGACGCCGGGGCCGACGCGTCCGTCATCCGCTACGTACGCCATGTCGTCGGCGACAACCACCGCGTCGAGCAGATCATCGCCCTGCTCGACGCGGGGGACGTCCGCGCCGCGGGCCCCGTCCTGACCGAGGGCCACCTCTCGCTCCGCGACGATCTGCGGGTCTCCTGCCCCGAGTTGGACCTCGTGGTCGAGACGGCGAACGCGGCCGGGGCGCTCGGTGCGCGGATGACCGGGGGCGGCTTCGGCGGCTCCGCGGTCGTCCTGGTGGAGACGGCGGCGGCCGGCGCGGTGGCCCGGGCGGTCAGCGAGGCGTTCGCGGCGGCCGGACACGCGGCCCCGGGCGTCTTCGACGCCGTCCCGTCCGCCGGAGCGGGCCGGCTGCGCTGA
- a CDS encoding GNAT family N-acetyltransferase produces the protein MFRLETEVDKERRILLSGRLHEDNVAGSAGLRALLSTSGEHEVPLEVWALDEHGDLAGGLTGRTWAYWLHVDLLWVDAPHRGLGLGAGLLAEAERTARTERACTRSRLETWDFQAPGFYRGQGYEEIGRVADYPPGVTEFILVKEL, from the coding sequence ATGTTCCGTCTTGAGACAGAAGTAGACAAAGAACGTCGCATTCTGCTGAGCGGGCGTCTGCACGAGGACAACGTCGCCGGGTCGGCCGGCCTGCGTGCGCTGCTCTCCACCTCCGGCGAGCACGAAGTACCGCTGGAAGTGTGGGCGTTGGACGAGCACGGGGACCTGGCCGGCGGGCTGACCGGGCGGACCTGGGCGTACTGGCTGCATGTCGACCTGCTCTGGGTCGACGCCCCGCACCGGGGCCTGGGCCTCGGTGCGGGGCTGCTCGCCGAGGCCGAGCGGACCGCCCGCACCGAGCGCGCCTGCACCCGCTCGCGGCTGGAGACCTGGGACTTCCAGGCCCCCGGCTTCTACCGCGGGCAGGGGTACGAGGAGATCGGCCGGGTCGCCGACTACCCGCCCGGGGTCACCGAGTTCATCCTGGTCAAGGAGTTGTGA
- the galT gene encoding galactose-1-phosphate uridylyltransferase has product MKKTVTTLADGRELIYYDAARDTVRDAVDPRPLDPVSTSSEIRRDPLLGDAVAIASHRQARTYHPPADACPLCPTREGRPSEIPDDHYDVVVFENRFPSLAGDSGRCEVVCFTSDHDASFADLTEEQAALVLAAWTDRTAALATLDQVTQVFCFENRGAEIGVTLGHPHGQIYGYPFVTPRTGLMLRSAARHREETGGNLFDDVVAREEKDGSRVVLATGHWIAFVPYAAHWPYEVHLYPRRRVPDLRGLDEGARTEFPQVYLELLRRFDRIFGPGEPPTPYISAWHQAPFEADGREDFALHLELFTIRRTSGKLKFLAGSESGMSVFINDVPPEAAAERLREVASQ; this is encoded by the coding sequence GTGAAGAAGACGGTGACGACCCTCGCCGACGGCCGTGAGCTGATCTACTACGACGCCGCGCGGGACACCGTCCGCGACGCCGTCGACCCCCGCCCCCTGGACCCCGTCTCGACCTCGTCCGAGATCCGCCGCGATCCGCTGCTCGGCGACGCGGTCGCCATCGCCTCGCACCGCCAGGCCCGCACCTACCACCCGCCGGCCGACGCCTGCCCGCTCTGCCCCACCCGGGAGGGCCGGCCGTCCGAGATCCCCGACGACCACTACGACGTGGTGGTCTTCGAGAACCGCTTCCCCTCGCTCGCCGGTGACTCCGGCCGCTGCGAGGTCGTCTGCTTCACCTCCGACCACGACGCGTCCTTCGCCGACCTCACCGAGGAACAGGCCGCGCTCGTCCTCGCCGCCTGGACCGACCGGACCGCCGCCCTCGCCACCCTCGACCAGGTCACCCAGGTCTTCTGCTTCGAGAACCGCGGCGCCGAGATCGGCGTCACCCTGGGCCACCCGCACGGCCAGATCTACGGCTACCCCTTCGTCACTCCGCGCACCGGGCTGATGCTCCGCTCGGCCGCCCGGCACCGCGAGGAGACCGGGGGCAACCTCTTCGACGACGTGGTCGCCCGCGAGGAGAAGGACGGCTCACGCGTCGTCCTCGCCACCGGCCACTGGATCGCCTTCGTCCCCTACGCGGCGCACTGGCCCTACGAGGTCCACCTCTACCCCCGCCGCCGCGTCCCGGACCTGCGGGGGCTGGACGAGGGCGCGCGGACAGAGTTCCCACAGGTCTATCTGGAACTCTTGAGGCGCTTCGACCGGATCTTCGGCCCCGGCGAGCCGCCGACCCCGTACATCTCCGCCTGGCACCAGGCGCCGTTCGAGGCCGACGGCCGGGAGGACTTCGCCCTGCACCTGGAGCTTTTCACCATTCGCCGGACCTCCGGCAAGCTGAAGTTCCTCGCGGGGTCCGAGTCCGGCATGAGCGTGTTCATCAACGACGTGCCGCCGGAGGCCGCGGCCGAGCGACTGCGAGAGGTAGCGAGCCAGTGA
- a CDS encoding sodium:solute symporter family protein: protein MQTLAEGLRLPTNGLDYAILAIYFVVVLGIGFMARASVRTSLDFFLSGRSLPAWVTGLAFVAANLGATEILGMAATGAEYGVAVVHWYWIGAIPAMVFLGLVMMPFYYRSKVRSVPEFLLQRFDRSAHLLSSVLFAFAAILIAGVNLYALSIVVEALLGWPQWVAIVVAGLFVLVYITIGGLSSAIYNEVLQFFVILAALIPLTVLGLKRVGGWDAMSDALSQQHGGDFMTAWGGTGIGDPNPLGANWLTIILGLGFVLSFGYWTTNFAEVQRALSAKNLSAARRTPLIAAFPKIFIVFAVMIPGLVAAVIVPRIGTPDSGLTYNDAIPLLMQELLPNGVLGIAVTGLLAAFMAGMAANVSSFNTVFTTDIWQRYVVKDQPDTYYLRFGRLITAIGVLASIGTAFIAASFSNIMSYLQTLFSFFNVPMFVVFIIGMFWKRASMKSGVWGLVAGTTAAMVNYFWIYRGGVIDIPTDQGANFVSAIVGFVAGAVVMVAVTLFTAPKPEAELAGLVYGTESPSPDEELEEADRAWYRKPALLGWGAIVLAAACYLPYSF, encoded by the coding sequence ATGCAGACACTGGCCGAAGGGCTTCGGCTCCCCACGAACGGGCTCGACTACGCCATCCTGGCGATCTACTTCGTCGTCGTACTCGGCATCGGCTTCATGGCCCGTGCCAGCGTGAGGACGAGCCTCGACTTCTTCCTCTCCGGGCGCTCACTGCCCGCCTGGGTGACCGGGCTCGCCTTCGTCGCGGCGAACCTCGGCGCCACCGAGATCCTCGGCATGGCGGCCACCGGCGCGGAGTACGGCGTCGCGGTGGTGCACTGGTACTGGATCGGCGCGATCCCCGCCATGGTCTTCCTCGGCCTGGTGATGATGCCGTTCTACTACCGCTCCAAGGTGCGCTCCGTGCCGGAGTTCCTGCTCCAGCGGTTCGACCGGTCCGCGCACCTGCTGAGCTCCGTGCTCTTCGCGTTCGCGGCGATCCTCATCGCGGGCGTCAACCTCTACGCCCTGTCGATCGTCGTGGAGGCGCTCCTCGGCTGGCCGCAGTGGGTCGCGATCGTCGTCGCGGGCCTCTTCGTGCTGGTCTACATCACGATCGGCGGGCTCTCCTCGGCGATCTACAACGAGGTGCTCCAGTTCTTCGTCATCCTCGCCGCCCTCATCCCCCTCACCGTCCTCGGCCTCAAGCGCGTCGGCGGCTGGGACGCCATGAGCGATGCGCTGTCGCAGCAGCACGGCGGGGACTTCATGACCGCCTGGGGCGGCACCGGCATCGGTGACCCCAACCCGCTGGGCGCCAACTGGCTGACGATCATCCTCGGCCTCGGCTTCGTGCTGTCCTTCGGCTACTGGACGACGAACTTCGCCGAGGTGCAGCGCGCGCTGTCCGCGAAGAACCTCTCCGCCGCCAGGCGCACCCCGCTGATCGCCGCCTTCCCGAAGATCTTCATCGTCTTCGCGGTGATGATCCCGGGCCTGGTGGCCGCCGTGATCGTGCCGAGGATCGGCACCCCGGACTCCGGCCTGACCTACAACGACGCGATACCCCTGCTGATGCAGGAGCTGCTGCCCAACGGCGTGCTCGGCATCGCGGTGACCGGTCTGCTGGCCGCCTTCATGGCGGGCATGGCGGCCAACGTGTCCTCGTTCAACACGGTGTTCACCACCGACATCTGGCAGCGGTACGTGGTCAAGGACCAGCCGGACACGTACTACCTGAGGTTCGGACGGCTGATCACGGCGATCGGCGTGCTGGCCTCGATCGGCACGGCGTTCATCGCCGCCAGCTTCTCGAACATCATGAGCTACCTCCAGACGCTGTTCTCGTTCTTCAACGTCCCGATGTTCGTCGTCTTCATCATCGGCATGTTCTGGAAGCGCGCCTCGATGAAGTCCGGTGTCTGGGGCCTGGTCGCCGGCACCACCGCCGCGATGGTCAACTACTTCTGGATCTACCGGGGCGGGGTCATCGACATCCCCACCGACCAGGGCGCCAACTTCGTCTCCGCGATCGTCGGCTTCGTCGCCGGAGCCGTCGTCATGGTCGCCGTCACCCTCTTCACCGCCCCGAAGCCCGAGGCGGAGCTGGCCGGTCTGGTGTACGGGACCGAGTCGCCGAGCCCCGACGAGGAGCTGGAGGAGGCCGACCGGGCCTGGTACCGCAAGCCGGCGCTGCTCGGCTGGGGCGCGATCGTGCTCGCCGCCGCCTGCTATCTCCCCTACTCCTTCTGA
- a CDS encoding PQQ-binding-like beta-propeller repeat protein, which yields MSQPPPQQGFGAPYEPRPGVYGDPGRPGPQPGPYGQPPQPPYGSPQFPAEPAPVVPGGPGGGGRSRSRLAGLVAGGLAGLLAVGTGVWLVVGGDGGSDDGKPVARESTAPTPPDTEDGPEDGPEDGKGPGIPGAAELSKGRKDGEAPVRWVENNRIDLPEGGVNAYGPWITGGIAVQALYRTVSGHALDDGARRWSLRLPADICAAPTTPSTDGKIVVGVRSDTSEEAQCDRILMIDLTTGKTGWKAELDRKGFQDGLSDIVMAVNGDVVTVGRLTRTDAYRISDGKHLWDRLPGPCQPFGLAGGAVPLAALECRKDPGDGEAAQQEVRRIDPATGRTVWTYQVKKGWEVDQFYSTNPPVVSLRQGGAEGKWAIAMLNDDGTFRSQPDPGTDDYRTRCGGDMRNESGNLDNCYGVAADADTLYLATKPASEARPANAVVAFDMSTGKRKWKAASPATQTLMPLRVEGGKVLLHLGPSPLGTDKVSGGIMALGPRGGTPQPVLRHPTPAVDAERTFQDPQVHYANGRSLLLSPYVSGVDDRAELELRTMIAFGD from the coding sequence ATGTCGCAACCGCCGCCGCAGCAGGGCTTCGGTGCTCCGTACGAACCGCGGCCCGGTGTGTACGGAGACCCGGGCCGGCCGGGCCCGCAGCCCGGCCCGTACGGTCAGCCGCCCCAGCCGCCGTACGGCTCACCGCAGTTCCCGGCCGAGCCGGCCCCGGTCGTCCCCGGCGGGCCCGGGGGCGGCGGGCGCTCGCGGAGCCGGCTCGCCGGGCTCGTCGCCGGCGGGCTCGCCGGACTCCTCGCCGTCGGTACGGGCGTCTGGCTCGTCGTGGGCGGCGACGGCGGTTCGGACGACGGGAAGCCCGTCGCGCGGGAGAGCACCGCCCCGACGCCGCCCGACACGGAGGACGGACCGGAGGACGGACCGGAGGACGGCAAGGGACCCGGGATACCCGGGGCAGCCGAACTCAGCAAGGGCCGCAAGGACGGTGAAGCCCCCGTCCGCTGGGTCGAGAACAACCGGATCGACCTCCCCGAGGGCGGGGTGAACGCCTACGGCCCCTGGATCACCGGCGGCATCGCCGTCCAGGCCCTGTACCGCACGGTGTCCGGCCACGCGCTGGACGACGGCGCGCGCCGGTGGAGCCTGCGCCTGCCCGCCGACATCTGCGCCGCGCCCACCACGCCGAGCACGGACGGGAAGATCGTCGTCGGAGTGCGGTCCGACACGTCGGAGGAGGCGCAGTGCGACCGGATCCTGATGATCGACCTGACCACCGGGAAGACGGGCTGGAAGGCCGAGTTGGACCGTAAGGGATTCCAGGACGGGCTCTCCGACATCGTCATGGCCGTCAACGGTGACGTGGTGACCGTCGGACGGCTGACCCGCACCGACGCCTACCGGATCAGCGACGGCAAGCACCTGTGGGACCGGCTGCCGGGCCCGTGCCAGCCGTTCGGGCTTGCCGGCGGGGCCGTCCCGCTCGCCGCCCTGGAGTGCCGGAAGGACCCGGGGGACGGGGAGGCGGCCCAGCAGGAGGTGCGGCGCATCGACCCGGCGACCGGCCGGACCGTGTGGACGTACCAGGTGAAGAAGGGCTGGGAGGTCGACCAGTTCTACTCCACGAACCCGCCGGTCGTCTCCCTGCGGCAGGGCGGGGCGGAGGGGAAGTGGGCCATCGCGATGCTGAACGACGACGGCACCTTCCGCTCCCAGCCCGACCCCGGCACCGACGATTACCGGACCCGGTGCGGCGGCGACATGCGCAACGAGAGCGGGAACCTCGACAACTGCTACGGGGTGGCCGCCGACGCCGACACCCTGTACCTCGCCACCAAGCCCGCCTCCGAGGCCCGCCCGGCCAACGCCGTCGTGGCCTTCGACATGAGCACCGGCAAGCGGAAGTGGAAGGCCGCTTCGCCCGCGACCCAGACCCTGATGCCGTTGCGGGTCGAGGGCGGCAAGGTCCTGCTGCACCTCGGTCCGTCCCCTCTCGGGACCGACAAGGTGAGCGGCGGCATCATGGCGCTCGGCCCCCGGGGCGGCACACCGCAGCCGGTCCTGCGCCACCCGACACCGGCCGTCGACGCCGAGCGCACGTTCCAGGACCCCCAGGTCCACTACGCGAACGGGCGCTCCCTGCTCCTGTCGCCGTACGTCAGCGGGGTCGACGACCGGGCGGAGCTGGAGCTGCGCACGATGATCGCCTTCGGTGACTGA
- a CDS encoding PQQ-binding-like beta-propeller repeat protein: MTQPPQQPPQPDEPSNTPPEAPNTPPAPPAGGFGAPQDPPPGGFGRPTPPPADPFGKQPEQPPQPPTAPQQPSAAPQDAPAGGYGAPPPPQPGAYPTPPAPQPNGYGYPQAPQPGYGYPQAPPGQHGQPGMPQPGYGYPTQPMQPQYGAPQPSGGGKKFSTQMQIIVAAAVAVVLIIGAGVIYSATSGDGDGGRDEASSSGSTGGEGKGGEGSGLAGGSEKVPANTKSKVAFQVPEPVVKDIVTVAGSWLTDKAYVKTGIDEINGYDRDKGTKLWSFPLAGEICTTSPHVSKDYRTPIVFRESKPTKEKKYPACNQVGVVDLSAGKLLWSKSITSATGGDRPVTFDEVTLSGTTVAAGGTSGGAAFKLDSGAELWKPKVGSDGCYDRGYGGGEALAVVRKCGTYDSPQLTVQALNPTTGAPLSSYQMPAGVEYAHIVSTKPLVVAADVGDTAGDGSGISDFFSIDAATGKLKVRIPADAEKYAGDCDSTEVEKCRNMTVGNNRLYLPTERHDGTSEYGDTNEVVAFDLDTGKLLGGRADAGDRHILTPLRMDGTSIIAYKEAPYDKGGEVVSIDGETFKQTTLMKNPDDEATRKAEKRFNIGSAELLYSDGQFYMAARSVHKPSTVTPDEKVYLVLAYGTD; encoded by the coding sequence ATGACCCAGCCGCCGCAGCAGCCGCCCCAGCCCGACGAGCCGTCGAACACGCCGCCGGAAGCGCCGAACACGCCCCCGGCGCCGCCCGCCGGCGGGTTCGGCGCCCCGCAGGACCCGCCGCCCGGAGGCTTCGGCCGGCCGACGCCGCCGCCCGCCGACCCCTTCGGCAAGCAGCCCGAGCAGCCGCCGCAGCCGCCCACCGCACCCCAGCAGCCGTCCGCCGCGCCGCAGGACGCGCCCGCCGGGGGCTACGGCGCCCCGCCGCCCCCGCAGCCGGGCGCCTACCCCACCCCGCCCGCGCCGCAGCCCAACGGGTACGGCTACCCCCAGGCCCCGCAGCCGGGGTACGGCTACCCGCAGGCGCCCCCCGGGCAGCACGGTCAGCCCGGGATGCCCCAGCCGGGGTACGGCTACCCGACCCAGCCGATGCAGCCGCAGTACGGCGCCCCGCAGCCGAGCGGCGGCGGCAAGAAGTTCTCCACCCAGATGCAGATCATCGTCGCCGCGGCCGTCGCCGTGGTGCTGATCATCGGCGCCGGGGTCATCTACTCCGCGACCAGCGGTGACGGCGACGGGGGCAGGGACGAGGCGTCCTCGTCCGGCTCCACCGGCGGCGAGGGCAAGGGCGGCGAGGGCAGCGGGCTGGCCGGCGGCAGCGAGAAGGTGCCCGCCAACACGAAGTCCAAGGTCGCCTTCCAGGTGCCGGAGCCGGTGGTCAAGGACATCGTGACGGTCGCGGGCTCCTGGCTCACGGACAAGGCGTACGTGAAGACCGGGATCGACGAGATCAACGGCTACGACCGGGACAAGGGCACCAAGCTCTGGTCCTTCCCGCTGGCCGGCGAGATCTGCACCACGTCCCCGCACGTGAGCAAGGACTACAGGACGCCCATCGTCTTCCGGGAGTCGAAGCCGACCAAGGAGAAGAAGTACCCGGCGTGCAACCAGGTCGGCGTGGTCGACCTGTCCGCCGGGAAGCTCCTGTGGAGCAAGAGCATCACCTCCGCCACCGGTGGCGACCGGCCGGTCACCTTCGACGAGGTCACGCTCAGCGGGACCACCGTCGCCGCGGGCGGCACCTCGGGCGGCGCGGCCTTCAAGCTGGACTCCGGCGCCGAACTCTGGAAGCCGAAGGTCGGCTCGGACGGCTGCTACGACCGCGGTTACGGGGGCGGCGAGGCCCTGGCCGTGGTCCGCAAGTGCGGTACGTACGACAGCCCGCAGCTCACCGTGCAGGCGCTGAACCCGACGACCGGCGCGCCCCTGTCCTCGTACCAGATGCCCGCCGGCGTCGAGTACGCGCACATCGTCTCCACCAAGCCGCTGGTGGTCGCGGCCGACGTCGGCGACACCGCCGGCGACGGCAGCGGCATCTCCGACTTCTTCTCGATCGACGCGGCGACCGGCAAGCTGAAGGTCCGTATCCCCGCAGACGCGGAGAAGTACGCGGGCGACTGCGACTCCACCGAAGTCGAGAAGTGCCGGAACATGACCGTCGGCAACAACCGGCTCTACCTGCCGACCGAGCGCCACGACGGAACCAGTGAGTACGGCGACACGAACGAGGTCGTCGCTTTCGACCTGGACACCGGAAAGCTCCTCGGCGGCCGGGCGGACGCGGGCGACCGCCACATCCTGACCCCGCTCCGGATGGACGGCACCAGCATCATCGCCTACAAGGAGGCCCCCTACGACAAGGGCGGCGAGGTCGTCTCCATCGACGGCGAGACCTTCAAGCAGACCACGCTGATGAAGAACCCGGACGACGAGGCCACCCGCAAGGCGGAGAAGCGCTTCAACATCGGCTCCGCCGAACTGCTGTACTCCGACGGGCAGTTCTACATGGCGGCCCGATCGGTCCACAAGCCCAGCACGGTCACCCCCGACGAGAAGGTCTACCTCGTCCTCGCCTACGGCACCGACTGA
- the galE gene encoding UDP-glucose 4-epimerase GalE: MSTPRNTSHLPKKYLVTGGAGYVGSVVAQHLLEAGHTVTALDDLSTGFREAVPAGAAFIEGRIQDAARHLDPSYDGVLHFAAFSQVGESVVNPEKYWVNNVGGTTALLAAMREHGVRTLVFSSTAATYGEPVSSPITETDPTAPTSPYGASKLAVDHMISGEATAHGLAAVSLRYFNVAGAYGSCGERHDPESHLIPLVLQVALGRRESINVYGDDYPTPDGTCVRDYIHVADLAEAHLLALTAAAPGEHLVCNLGNGNGFSVREVIETVRKVTGHPVPETPAPRRGGDPAVLVASAATAVERLGWQPSRADLAGIIADAWQFARREDTTAP, translated from the coding sequence GTGAGCACTCCCCGGAACACATCCCACCTGCCCAAGAAGTACCTGGTCACCGGCGGCGCCGGATACGTCGGCAGCGTCGTCGCCCAGCACCTGCTGGAGGCCGGGCACACCGTCACCGCCCTCGACGACCTGTCCACCGGCTTCCGCGAGGCCGTCCCGGCCGGGGCCGCGTTCATCGAGGGCCGCATCCAGGACGCCGCCCGTCACCTGGACCCCTCCTACGACGGTGTCCTGCACTTCGCCGCGTTCTCCCAGGTCGGCGAGTCCGTCGTGAACCCCGAGAAGTACTGGGTCAACAACGTCGGCGGCACCACCGCCCTGCTCGCCGCCATGCGCGAACACGGCGTCCGCACCCTCGTGTTCTCCTCCACCGCCGCCACCTACGGCGAACCGGTCTCCAGCCCCATCACCGAGACCGACCCCACCGCCCCCACCAGCCCCTACGGCGCCTCCAAGCTCGCCGTCGACCACATGATCAGCGGCGAGGCCACCGCCCACGGCCTGGCCGCCGTCTCGCTGCGCTACTTCAACGTGGCCGGCGCCTACGGCAGTTGTGGCGAGCGGCACGACCCCGAGTCCCACCTCATCCCCCTCGTCCTCCAGGTCGCCCTGGGCAGGCGCGAGTCGATCAACGTCTACGGCGACGACTACCCCACCCCCGACGGCACCTGCGTCCGCGACTACATTCACGTCGCCGACCTCGCCGAGGCCCACCTGCTGGCCCTCACCGCCGCCGCCCCCGGCGAGCACCTGGTCTGCAACCTCGGCAACGGCAACGGCTTCTCGGTCCGCGAGGTCATCGAGACCGTCCGCAAGGTCACCGGCCACCCCGTCCCCGAGACCCCCGCCCCCCGGCGCGGCGGCGACCCGGCCGTCCTCGTCGCCTCCGCCGCCACCGCCGTCGAGCGCCTCGGCTGGCAGCCGTCCCGCGCCGACCTGGCCGGAATCATCGCCGACGCCTGGCAGTTCGCCCGCCGAGAGGACACGACCGCCCCATGA
- a CDS encoding LuxR C-terminal-related transcriptional regulator — protein MGVRLMVVDDHRLLAEALASALKLRGHRVLAAAAPTSGAAELVVSRVPEVCLFGTASPAAPGVFDPITRICHERPQVAVVVLGPVPSPRGIAAAFAAGAVGYVRHDERIEGVERAMLKARAGESAIAPQLLRGAFGELLNPAAQPDDEGRRLLRMLTPREAEVLVRVAEGEGTRLIAAGMDIAPSTARTHVQRVLMKLGVGSRLEAAALAARTGLLERAAANGGAPHGPYAPDDVPGTPRGNASPGAGPYVPGRRG, from the coding sequence ATGGGCGTGCGGCTCATGGTGGTCGACGATCACCGTCTGCTCGCGGAGGCACTCGCCTCGGCACTGAAACTCCGCGGGCACCGGGTGCTCGCGGCGGCCGCGCCGACCTCGGGTGCCGCGGAGCTGGTCGTCAGCAGGGTCCCGGAGGTCTGCCTGTTCGGCACGGCCTCGCCCGCCGCCCCCGGTGTCTTCGACCCGATCACGCGCATCTGCCACGAGCGCCCGCAGGTGGCGGTGGTGGTCCTCGGGCCGGTGCCCAGCCCGCGCGGGATCGCCGCGGCGTTCGCCGCCGGGGCCGTGGGGTACGTGCGGCACGACGAGCGCATCGAGGGCGTCGAGCGGGCCATGCTCAAGGCGCGGGCGGGGGAGAGCGCCATCGCCCCGCAGCTGCTGCGGGGGGCCTTCGGCGAGCTGCTCAACCCGGCGGCCCAGCCCGACGACGAGGGGCGGCGGCTGCTGCGGATGCTCACCCCGCGCGAGGCCGAGGTGCTGGTGCGGGTCGCCGAGGGCGAGGGCACCCGGCTGATCGCGGCGGGCATGGACATCGCCCCCAGCACCGCCCGCACCCACGTCCAGCGGGTGCTGATGAAGCTCGGGGTCGGCTCCCGGCTGGAGGCGGCCGCCCTCGCCGCCCGTACCGGACTGCTGGAGCGCGCCGCGGCGAACGGCGGCGCGCCGCACGGACCGTACGCCCCCGACGACGTGCCCGGTACGCCCCGGGGGAACGCCTCCCCGGGGGCGGGGCCGTACGTTCCCGGACGGCGCGGGTGA